The Diorhabda carinulata isolate Delta chromosome 4, icDioCari1.1, whole genome shotgun sequence genomic interval ACATAGGGATAACAATATAactataaacaaacaaaacaacgTCAAACTAATAGTAATTTAATCTCTATTATTATCAATGTTTCTGtaactttctttttattttctactaataAATCTGGCATTAcgtaatatagaaataaatatttttcgatactATTTGTgacagaaagaaaataaaacttaccgtAACTTTCACAGATGtcaataaaatgttgaaattttctttaaattgaacCATTTTGTGTAACTTACACAACCAATTATTGAGATAAttacatttctaataataatataggaaaattactaataacatttctttgaattaataaaatattgacataaGATTGTTTTGGTTGCATTATTCTTCTTTCCTCTATGACCTGGCCTTTGTCTCTATAATGAAACATGTAATTCTGTTACAGGTGTATACTGTTATAATATAACTTCCTTAGTTTCTATATTACTCTCAAAACCTGGCTACGCTGTTCATTTATACTAGTTTCAATGTATATGTCATTTTTTTGCtcttcctttaatatttttttttgtaaaggacGAAAAAAGGATGAATTTAAACACAGTAAAAGAGATATGTTTCATTTATaggagaaaaatataaaatctaataattacaaacaattttttggtataCAGTTAATtcgatatttatcaaatttacgttttatttaataaacatttttttaatgaccaaaataataataatactgtaACAGAAATGAAGTAAAAACTATCCACTACCTTAAAAATGTATTATGGCAAATACAGAAACcatttacataaataaaaaatttatttatgtcgAATTGTTAAACTAAACGTCTCATTCTGTCTAACATGAACTCAATTATAGTGTTAGGATACAATCAAATCTAAGAAATTTTCtgtaagaaaattatttggaagcaacaatgaaaataaactgaACTATTAGTGCTAAAAGCACAATTAGATGTTATATTTCTAACCTCGTAACGTATATTGTAAGTTGTATTCGTTTTCTTTCATTTTGATGGCTTTGTTGACCTTCACACCGTGTTTACAtaagaatagaaattttattttgtatacgTTGAAACACAAGAATGTTATTTATGTAGATAAAATACTATTCTCGCCTTATCGGAAGATAAGGCGAGGGCTGGAATGCTAaacattctttatttttaaaaggggATGTTTGTGTTACACAAAGGGTAGATAAGGTTTCAGTTAAAAATTGGTTCGacataaaaattcgttttacgAAATGCATTTATATAAACGAGTTTTATTTCTACATTATTAAGTGGTAAGTTTacgaaattaattaaaattagataataacaAAGCGATTTAATATTAACCACTTTGTTGTTTACcaaactcttcttcttttttttgaaatctgatgttcgaaaataaacaaattatttcgtGAACGgtaaatttcattcaatatttttataaaaatttattgagctACTACataataaacacatttttatataggaatacaaattttattgaaagcgCAGTCTATTTTTACTTTGTCTATGTTATTAAAAAACCTCTAtgatattaatttgttaatgaTACGGCgaatgattaattaaaaaagaagagaaaataacCTCCAGGTTGTTGatcaatgttaaaaaatttatttcgtttaatAAGCCTACAAACATTTCGAAATAAACTGAGAGAAACAGGTATATGAGCCAGAGTGCCAGCTAGAtgtccacgtcttaccagagaacatcaAGTAGCAAAattggaatttgctcgagaacacgcaaattggaatattcaagattttattcaaggatgaatcaagattttgtctgtattcatcagataggcgtgtaccagtatATAAGCGACGTGGTGAACAGCACGATctggttaatttttgtcaaactgaaagctttggtggtggctctatcatggtttggggaggaatttctttcgagggtcgcatggagttagtaccagtgaatgatggaagactaaatgatgacaggtacataaccaatatataaagcacgataatgctcgtccacatgctgctagagtggttcggcagtacttagaagaggtagagatacccaccctgaattggcctgtacgtagcccggaccttaagCCAAaagagcatgtctgggaccatctagaatgacaaattcagcaacatccaGCACCAATAAGAGCACTAGATGATCTCCAAACTGTTGTTTTTAACTTCTGAgaaaacatgccgcaaggatacgtccagaacctgtttagaagccttccaagacgaatggaagctgtaattagagcgaggggcggCAACACACACTATTAGAAATagcgttcatttttttgtatagatgttttgtacgatttttttgatattttctatgttttggtaaatcaaactttttgtcctctgtagattaaactgatataaaataaatgtcgcaaaaggcgtatctattggtgttttaattggtaataataataaaattcgaaaaataggcaacacatttaaaatataatgagtgatgcgataatttttatggggtgtatatttaattttgtttaaaaaaaagacGAAAAAAGGGATTttctgctttatttttttttataaatttggaaaatataggCGTAATGagattaatttgtttttaatcacTGTAAACTACTTTTtgtgtatttaaataaactatTGTATGAGTTTGAAgcacattttttttgtaaaaaagaaaaaatattgaataactattcaatatttttactttcatGGAAAACTTTcctttgaaattgaaatttttgctATTTGACTAATTTATCAATTTGCAATTTccgaaattaataatattattgttcTAAACGTGGTTCAATGAAACAGTGGCGCAAGCAAAACAACCAACGAAccaatttagaagaaaaaaaggaatttttggTACCTGTACACACTAATAACACTACACCGACACACATACAACCAAGTTACCGTCTTCATAGAATGAAGATAAAGAATTTACGTTCAGTCCCAGAAGAATAATTTAATCATGCAAACGCGTATTTACCTTCTCTGAAGACGTTAATATAGTTATCAAAACGTCAGAAAAAGTAATTGTGAACGTTGGTGTAGTgttagtgtaaatagtgtgtttagaataaacaaaataacctcaaattatttatCCAACAAAACGGGAATCTTAGAGAAGGAAACACACCAAAAACCACCAAAATAAAAAAGCCCGAACTGAAATTGTGAAGTGAATAATGCGAAAAAACAGTTTGAAAAATGATAGTAAAACATGAAAAACCTTGAGTTATGGAAGTTTCTGCatcatctaaaaatatataaaattgtaaatccAAATTATTTCTGTGGAAATTTTTGGATTGAGAGAGCTGTTTGATCCATTGCTTTCCTTATCTTAAGAgtcaattgaatataaattttattacataccCTGTCTTTGGTTCTCAACTAGGTAGCTAATGTAAAACGTTCAACTAAATTAGCTGCTTTTAAATGCGCCTTATTCTTTTAGCTGTGGTAGGAGTAACTGTAATCGGACTGGATTTTCCACTAGATCCGGAATCGTCATTGGACTTCAAACTTCCTCTGGTCGGTCTTTTTGAAGGTTTTGGGGTATCTTCAAACTTCGATTTTCCACTCTTACTTTCGTTATTAGACGAAGTAGAAGTTCTTCCTTTAGCAATCGGTTTCGCTTTTTCTGGCTCTTTTTTAATCTCCTTTTTAGCAATgggatttttattattatctttccCTTCTTTACTGTCTCTTCgttctttttgatttttattcggAGTTTTTTCATCTTTCTTCGCCTCTTTTACCTACAATAACCTTACAAACacacaacaaaatatatagtaTACTACTTACTTGTTTAGTTgcattttcattaatatttttagttaattcttcatcttttttaataatgagATTTCCGTATTCAGATTCTggtaatttgaattcaatttcGGTATTTGGGAATGGTATAGATTCGCATTCATCTAACGCTTCGAGGTTATACATAGTTTCTAAATGAGACCATATCTTTCTAGAATCGATGTCTTTGTGGACATGATCGAcaaatttatcacaaataaaggccatttgaaaatatttattcactcCTGAAATGTAATTCGAATGCAAtgcagatatttttaaaaatttctacaaataCAACTAACCGACTGGTTTGTGTCCCACCATCGCATCTAATAATTGCCCCTCATGAACAACGTTCCACTCGAATTCGTCATTCATTTcgtaaattatagttttattcattaatatagacaaaatataacaaacactttaatattaaattttatcttctaatataaacaaaataaatgaactcTTTTTTTTAACATACATATACACTGTTCTATCCTTTCAGTGTACATGTCATAGTCTAGTACTAGATAATatcttaataaatattgaaattattagaagCAGAATATAAAAGGATTGGGATAAAGTGCTAGTACTCTGTATTTacttatatttgatataaacaattatttttcaattataattgttttcaattacGTGATTCCATAGAACTATACACGGGAATCAAGGGTGTAATTGACTCGTCTAGATCGAACAAAGTCAGTAGACATATTTGACATTCCGTGCCCGTATTCGAATAAGTCAAAAGTccatttcattaataaataacgaagaagaaaaatttttgtcaaaatatttttaaattgtcagTGTAAAGTTATGACCCGAGGAGTGCATAATtccataattcaaaatttattgaaaaggcTATCTTTATCAAATGGAGATATTCGTTTCTATAACTGCATCGGAAACACTACAGTGACAAATAGTTGTTCTAATACAAGGATATCTGTGTTTAATAATAGAATCTTGTCAAACAATCTGTGTACAAAATACTTTATTAGAGAAATGGCTACGCAAGTTGATTCTTCAACCTCTGATTCGAAACGTGCAAATcgtttaaaattagaaaaatcgcCGTATTTACTACAACATGCTACAAATCCAGTTGATTGGTACCCGTGGGGGCAAGAAGCTTTCGATAAAGCGAAATccgaaaataaattgatatttttgtcaGTTGGATATTCTACTTGTCACTGGTGTCATGTTATGGAAAAAGAATCGTTTGAAAACGAATCGGTAgcagaaataatgaataaatacttTGTGAATATCAAGGTCGATAGAGAAGAACGCCCCGACGTTGATAAACTATACATGTCGTTTATACAGGCTACAGTCGGAGGGGGCGGTTGGCCAATGTCTGTTTTTCTTTCACCCGATTTAGAACCAATAGCAGGCGGCACATATTTTCCTCCCGAAGATATGTTTGGCAGACCTGGATTTAAAACGGTTCTATTAAAAATTGCCAAACAATGGGATAGTAGCAAATCTATTATGGTTAATTCTGGTAAAAAAGTGctagaaataatgaataaattagcCATGAAAGATACTGATCAGGTAGAAAACGTACCTGGGGAAGAATGCTGGAAAAAATGTCTCCTTCAACTATCAACACATTATGAATCTGATTACGGTGGATTTAGTGCCGCTCCAAAATTCCCACAACcgacaaatttcaatttcctttttcaCATATattccagaaataaaaatagcGAACAAGGTTTGAAATGTTTAGAAATGTGTCTacatactttaaaaaaaatggcgTACGGTGGAATTCACGATCACGTTAACAAAGGTTTCGCTAGATATTCAGTTGATAATAAATGGCACGTGccacattttgaaaaaatgctgTACGACCAAGCCCAATTAGCTGTATCTTACTGTGATGCTTTCGTACTTACACAAGATGAATTTTATGCTGATATTGTTAGAGATATCCTCGAATATGTTTCAAGAGACTTGAGTCACGTACTTGGAGGATTTTATGGAGCTGAAGATGCCGATTCGTACCCTTATGAAGGTAATGTTactaatttgaaacaaattggaagcaaattaaatttaatttaattgtactGTGTATCATCACTTAATTCATCAAGTTTCTTCTATAATTCCAGTGTATTTaggtgaaatttcattttaagtcACTTTTTCTCAGTAGAATCTCAATAAATCATATACTAAATTATTCACCCCATTCTTATAACAGTTAAATCAACTCTAATAGAGACCAAATCTCGTAACCTCAGCTACAAAGGTGGAAAAATTTCCCCTTCAATACTTTTTGGTCTACTTTAGGcacattttatcattttttttaaattatttcaagtaCCAATGGGTATAACAGCCAATTTAGTGTCGATTTGCTTTAAAATTTACGTGAAATCCAATAGGAATGTTACTAATAGGAACAAATTGGAAGCAAactgaattaattttaatagtcACTCAATTTACCAATTTTCTTTCACAATTTGTTCAAATGGAACAAAATCACTtcaaaagaatggaaaaagtGGCGATACGAAAAGGAGAGAAGCCAAAAAaggtcaaaaaattaaattaaggCAATATGGTGAACCTAAGAAGCCAAAAGCAATCAAAAAACAATCAAGAGAAAGTAAAATGTGATATTATGGAAAGCTAGAACAGGAAATGAAAACCGAGTAGTTCAAATGGAACAAAAAGATTTCAAAAGAAGAGAAAACAAGGCAATACGAAAAGGTAGAACAGAAAGAGAAGCCAAAAAAggtcaaaaatttaaattaaggCAATATGGTGAACCTAAGAAGCCAAAGgcaatcaaaaaacaataaagagaAAGTAAAATGTGATATTATGGAAAGCTAGAACAGGAAATGAAGActgagtagttcaaatgtaacaAAGACTTCCAAAGAAGGGAAAGCACGACAATATTGTAAACTAGAACAAATAGGGGAGACCAAGAAGCATATGGAACCAAGATACAACAAACATATTTCAAAAGGAATGGAAAACGTGGTAATGGAGGAAGCTAGAACAGATGTGGATTCCAAGAAACTCTTtaaacattaataatatttaataaagaacGATAAAAAATCAATGCGGGAAAATAGAACAGGAAGTAAAGACCAATCCCATTTCACGAGGAAGATTTTTAGCTACAAAGTAGGGAAAAATGCccctttaataatttttgatctaCTTTAGCAGACTATTACCATTTACACATTTTCAAGTACCTACCAACCAATTAGTACTACTACTCGGTGCGAGCTCCCCTTTTCGACAACTGGTCTGCTCTTCAATAACGTTCCCCATCCTGTGTCAATTAAAAGTCTTCGTGAACTTGATCTGAGACATCCTGTCTGCCCCTTTTTCTACTGCTGTATATTTTGGCATCCATGATTCTCTTAAGCATCCGCTTATACTTCAATCTTAGAATGCGTTTGGGCTTTAATGAATCTGacgatgttttcattgtttaCGATTCTCTAAcctgcttcttcttcttcttttattaagACTTGGTCTTGTCTCATGTGCTATTCAGCTTCTTAAGTAACGATTGGTGTTATTAGAGCCTTGTAGATTTGTTTTAGGTTAGCGTTGATCTAATTAGTGGTCATTTATTTACAGGTGCTCCTCATAAACAAGAAGGGGCTTTTTGTGTATGggaatatgaagaaatattcaatttactcGACGAGAAAACCGATAATATCTCCCACGCCGAATTAGTCGCTTACCACTACAACGTACAAAAAGACGGAAACGTTCAACCTTCCCAAGATCCCCACGGggaattgaaaaacaaaaacgtCTTAGCATGTTTCGGTTCGTACGAAAGCACCGCAAATAAATTCGATATTAGCGTCGATAAAGTAAAAGAAATCCTACGGAAATGCCACCAGGTTTTATACGAAGCCAGACAGAAAAGACCCAAACCGGATGTCGACACTAAAATACTGACAGCTTGGAACGGTTTGATGATTTCCGGTTTCGCGAAAGCGGGATTCGCTCTAAAGGATCAAACGTATATAGATAGGGCGATTAAAGCGGCcgatttcatcaaaaaatatctttacaacgaaaaggaaaaatatattttgagatgttgCTATAAAGAAGGATCCGATTCGATCACTTTGGGCAATTCCCCTATCGCCGGTTTCGTGGACGATTACGCTTTCCTTATAAGGGGACTATTGGACCTTTACGAAGCCTCTCTAGACACCCAATGGCTCCAATGGGCCGAGACCTTGCAAGAAATACAAAATGCGAAATTTTGGGACGAAAAGGAATACGGTTATTTCACCAGTCCGGCCGAAGATAAAAGTATAGTTATCAGGGGGAAGGAGAACCAAGACGGCGCCGAACCTTCGGGGAATTCAGTTTCGGTACATAACCTCCTAACCTTGGCGGGCTATTTGGATAGACAAAATTTCCGCCAAAACGCCGAACGAATATTCAAAGCCTTCGCGGAAACCTTGAAAAACGTACCCATAGCCTTACCGGAAATGACGTCGGCTTTGTTGTTTTACCACAACGCGCCGACGCAGGTTTTCATCGCGGGGGCGAAGGAAGACAGCAACACGCAGGCCCTTCTCGACGTGCTGCGTTCTAGATTCATCCCCGGGAAAATTTTGGCCGTCGCCGACGGTCCTTCGGGCGCGGCCGGTCTTCTGTACCGACGCCACGAGCACTTGCTGCACATGCGGCCGGTCGGAGGTAAACCAGCGGCGTACGTGTGTAGGAACTTCGCTTGCGCTCTGCCCCTCACCGAGCCGGACGCTTTGGCCACCTCCCTGGACACCGGCGACGGTTTCGAACAAAATTGTGATAGACAATAAAAATCGAATCTCCGACAAAAATAGATTTGTACAGGTCGTTAATCTAAAGGTTGTATAAAATGGTTTTAATTATTGTTAGATTTATTTACAGTTGATAAATATACTCggttatataatgaaataatttttttttttttaatacaaactTAGCACCAATAACGGGTAATAGATTTagggttttttaaaaaaaattttccaatagaaaaaatggtttaattagatttgattttttttagaaattgtgGTATCGTTACGAACAAGAGTAAGAACTAATGAATcgaaaaaatattgcaaaattaAGGAAGAACGAGGTAATATAAAGGAAAGGACCGAAGAGTTCAAaaagaaccaaaaaaataagtaatacgAATAGATAGAACAGAAAGAGCCGTctaaaatgatcaaaaaattaagatactataaaaatattaaaaacaagaCATTAAAAGAAGCCAGAATAGTTGAGATAGACcgaaaaacaaagataaaaggaaaatatttaaaaagaaatcaaaatataacaaaaaggAAGGACTATATGAGAAGGTATAACATTAAACGAAGAccgagtagttcaaatgaaccaaaAAGACTTCCGACAGATGTAGAAATATGGTAAAATGGAAAGCTAAAACAGAAAACGAAGAccgagtagttcaaatgaaccaaaAAGACTTCGAAAGAAgtagaaatattgtaaaatggAAAGCTAGAACAAAAATCGAAGAccgagtagttcaaatgaaacaaaaagacTTCCGACAGATgtagaaatattgtaaaatggAAAGCTAGAACAAAAATCGAAGAccgagtagttcaaatgaatcaaaaagACTTCCGACAGATGTAGAAATATGGTAAAATGGAAAGCTAAAACAGAAAACGAAGAccgagtagttcaaatgaaccaaaaagactttgaaaaggGGAAAACATGGCAATACGAAAAGGTAGAATAGAAAAAGAAAGCTAAAAAGGTCAAAGAACTAAGAAacgttgaaaatatataaaaacaaagtgaTATAGGGTGCTAAAACAAATTAGACTGAGCTAGGAccaaagataaaatgaaaaagttgaaaaataaagaagaacaaGGCTATACAGAGAAACTGAGAAGGAATAAAAGGAATACAAATACAACAAAGGAAAGGAAAAATGTGACTATATGAGAAGGTATAACAGAAAATTAACACCGAGTAgttcaaaaacaacaaaattgttAAGTAGAAGACCAATGAGTTCAAGGAATTTGAAAACAACAAGAATATTTTCAACACAAAGgataattaatacaattcagGGCGATAAAACAACAATGGAACGAATAAGAAACtcatgaaatcaa includes:
- the LOC130892553 gene encoding spermatogenesis-associated protein 20, translating into MTRGVHNSIIQNLLKRLSLSNGDIRFYNCIGNTTVTNSCSNTRISVFNNRILSNNLCTKYFIREMATQVDSSTSDSKRANRLKLEKSPYLLQHATNPVDWYPWGQEAFDKAKSENKLIFLSVGYSTCHWCHVMEKESFENESVAEIMNKYFVNIKVDREERPDVDKLYMSFIQATVGGGGWPMSVFLSPDLEPIAGGTYFPPEDMFGRPGFKTVLLKIAKQWDSSKSIMVNSGKKVLEIMNKLAMKDTDQVENVPGEECWKKCLLQLSTHYESDYGGFSAAPKFPQPTNFNFLFHIYSRNKNSEQGLKCLEMCLHTLKKMAYGGIHDHVNKGFARYSVDNKWHVPHFEKMLYDQAQLAVSYCDAFVLTQDEFYADIVRDILEYVSRDLSHVLGGFYGAEDADSYPYEGAPHKQEGAFCVWEYEEIFNLLDEKTDNISHAELVAYHYNVQKDGNVQPSQDPHGELKNKNVLACFGSYESTANKFDISVDKVKEILRKCHQVLYEARQKRPKPDVDTKILTAWNGLMISGFAKAGFALKDQTYIDRAIKAADFIKKYLYNEKEKYILRCCYKEGSDSITLGNSPIAGFVDDYAFLIRGLLDLYEASLDTQWLQWAETLQEIQNAKFWDEKEYGYFTSPAEDKSIVIRGKENQDGAEPSGNSVSVHNLLTLAGYLDRQNFRQNAERIFKAFAETLKNVPIALPEMTSALLFYHNAPTQVFIAGAKEDSNTQALLDVLRSRFIPGKILAVADGPSGAAGLLYRRHEHLLHMRPVGGKPAAYVCRNFACALPLTEPDALATSLDTGDGFEQNCDRQ
- the LOC130892213 gene encoding MRG/MORF4L-binding protein isoform X1; the protein is MNKTIIYEMNDEFEWNVVHEGQLLDAMVGHKPVGVNKYFQMAFICDKFVDHVHKDIDSRKIWSHLETMYNLEALDECESIPFPNTEIEFKLPESEYGNLIIKKDEELTKNINENATKQVKEAKKDEKTPNKNQKERRDSKEGKDNNKNPIAKKEIKKEPEKAKPIAKGRTSTSSNNESKSGKSKFEDTPKPSKRPTRGSLKSNDDSGSSGKSSPITVTPTTAKRIRRI